In Tubulanus polymorphus chromosome 2, tnTubPoly1.2, whole genome shotgun sequence, a single window of DNA contains:
- the LOC141900213 gene encoding eukaryotic translation initiation factor 3 subunit C-like isoform X4 has protein sequence MSRFYKGAMSSESESESESSGDEALPVVQKGPSRFQFSDDEEDVKRVVRSEKEKRFEGMNDVIKVLKNHKKIKDMSNVLTDFENLTKAYDKAKKVVVQEGIPRFYIRTLVELEDFVAECWEDREARKLMSKNNAKGLTTLRQKLKKYNRDYEKEITDYRENPDKEEIKGSASESDDDDDDDDDDDDDEIDGGIEAPMKVANFLKKEKPVAVVKEQEESDSDDDMWASSGGDSSTSSSDDEDYGENLAAKFLKKTGPEKEKDRIKRDKAKEEKIRERKKRPESDEDDGEGEWEEVVKSGAPMKMEKPKMFAKDAEINHESVYKKLNEIVSGRGKKGTDRTEQIDLLLELNSISSAHNLGPGMFIKIMFHVIAAIFDYNPNIATCMKTDMWEKCLTFIAELLELLKTSDNITVGENISDDSEQLEEAPYRIRGCILAMVERMDEEFTKMLQACDAHSTEYVDRLKDEEKVCSIILCLQGLIEEKALSDEICRVYFLRIKHIYYKFDRRGAMIKQQKDNGETPEIPEGYIDTYALMGKLCRYIYGIDNTDRIRTRAILCHIYHHALHDRWFEARDLMMMSHLQDNIQHSDVPTQIYYNRSMVQLGLCAFRQGMVKDAHHCLVDIQSGGRAKELLAQGLLLQRQHERTAEQEKIEKRRQMPYHMHINLELLECVYLVSAMLLEIPYMAAHELDARRRMISKNFHHVLKLSERQTLVGPPESMREHVVAASKAMKTGDWRACKNFIINEKMNAKVWDLFYNVDKVRDMITNKIQEESLRTYLFTYSSVYDSISLQTLSEMFELEKGIVHSIISKMIINEELMASLDEPTQTVMMHRTEPTRLQALALQLSEKVASLVDNNERILEMKSGNYFSYQKDRGNQSNQSGYQTGNRFNKDSNRYNRGDRGDNRYQRGNQGGNQFNQQSGWKQNQSSDKKQGTVAKTTAK, from the exons ATGTCGCGTTTTTATAAAGGAGCGATGAGCTCCGAATCGGAGTCTGAATCTGAATCGAGTGGAGACGAGGCGTTGCCTGTAGTGCAGAAAGGACCGAGCAGATTCCAATTCAGCGATGATGAGGAAGATGTGAAACGTGTTGTAAGAAGCGAGAAGGAGAAAAG GTTTGAAGGCATGAATGATGTCATCAAAGTCTTGAAGAACCATAAGAAAATTAAAGACATGTCCAATGTCCTTACAG ATTTTGAGAATCTGACGAAGGCATACGATAAAGCCAAAAAAGTCGTTGTTCAAGAAGGAATTCCGCGATTCTATATTCGCACACTCGTCGAACTGGAAGATTTTGTCGCTGAG TGCTGGGAAGATCGCGAAGCTCGAAAACTGATGAGTAAGAACAACGCGAAGGGTTTGACGACTCTACgtcagaaattgaagaaatataaCCGCGATTACGAGAAAGAGATTACTGATTATAGAGAG AATCCTGACAAGGAAGAAATAAAAGGCAGTGCATCGGAAtcagatgatgatgacgatgatgatgatgatgacgacgacgatgaaatTGACGGAGGCATTGAAGCCCCGATGAAAGTCGCTAATTTCCTGAAGAAAGAAAAACCTGTCGCAGTGGTCAAAGAGCAAGAG gagTCTGACTCTGATGACGATATGTGGGCGAGCTCCGGGGGTGATAGCTCGACTTCAAGTTCAGATGATGAAGATTACGGTGAAAACCTGGCAGCTAAATTCTTGAAAAA GACCGGGCCCGAAAAAGAGAAGGACCGGATCAAACGTGACAAGGCGAAAGAGGAGAAAATTCGCGAACGGAAGAAACGTCCCGAGAGCGATGAGGACGACGGCGAGGGAGAATGGGAGGAAGTTGTGAAAAGCGGTGCTCCGATGAAAATG GAGAAGCCGAAAATGTTCGCGAAAGATGCCGAAATCAATCACGAATCGGTGTACAAAAAGTTGAATGAAATCGTGTCCGGACGTGGTAAGAAGGGAACCGATAGAACCGAACAGATCGACCTGCTGCTCGAATTGAATTCGATCTCGTCGGCTCACAATCTCGGGCCGGGAATGTTCATCAAGATCATGTTTCACGTGATCGCCGCCATCTTCGATTACAACCCGAACATCGCAACGTGCATGAAAACCGACATGTGGGAGAA ATGCCTGACATTTATCGCCGAGTTGTTGGAGCTTTTGAAAACGAGCGATAACATCACGGTCGGTGAGAACATCAGCGACGATAGCGAACAGTTAGAAGAAGCACCTTATCGTATACGCGGCTGTATACTCGCAATGGTCGAACGCATGGATGAAGAATTCACCAAAATGCTGCAAGCCTGTGATGCCCACAGCACTGAATACGTTGATAG GTTAAAAGATGAGGAAAAAGTATGCAGTATAATCTTGTGCCTGCAAGGCTTGATCGAGGAGAAAGCGCTCAGCGACGAGATCTGTAGAGTTTACTTCCTCAGAATCAAACATATTTACTACAAG TTTGATCGTCGCGGTGCCATGATAAAACAACAAAAGGACAATGGGGAAACG CCTGAGATTCCCGAGGGATATATCGACACGTACGCGTTGATGGGTAAGCTGTGTCGTTATATTTATGGTATCGACAACACCGATCGCATCCGCACACGAGCGATACTGTGTCACATTTACCACCACGCGTTGCACGATCGTTGGTTCGAAGCTCGCGATCTGATGATGATGTCGCATCTACAGGACAATATTCAACACTCCGACGTGCCCACCCAG ATTTACTACAATCGTAGTATGGTTCAGTTAGGATTATGCGCATTCCGTCAAGGCATGGTGAAGGACGCGCATCATTGTTTAGTAGATATCCAAAGCGGAGGTCGAGCTAAGGAATTGTTGGCTCAG GGACTCTTGCTTCAAAGACAGCATGAGAGAACGGCCGAGCAGGAAAAGATTGAGAAACGTCGCCAGATGCCGTATCATATGCATATTAATCTGGAACTGTTAGAATGCGTCTACCTAGTCTCGGCTATGCTTCTCGAAATTCCTTATATGGCTG CTCATGAACTGGACGCGCGCAGACGTATGATCAGTAAGAATTTCCATCATGTGTTGAAATTGAGCGAACGTCAGACACTCGTCGGCCCACCTGAGAGTATGAGAGAACACGTCGTTGCCGCTTCGAAAGCGATGAAAACCGGTGATTGGAGAGCGTGTAAAAACTTCATTATTAACGAAAAAATGAATGCAAAG GTCTGGGATTTATTCTACAACGTCGATAAAGTACGCGATATGATCACGAATAAAATCCAAGAGGAGAGTTTACGCACGTATCTGTTTACGTATAGCAGCGTTTACGATTCGATTAGTTTGCAAACCTTATCCGAGATGTTTGAACTGGAGAAAGGAATCGTGCATTCGATCATCAGCAAGATGATCATCAATGAAGAACTGATG gcgTCACTAGACGAACCGACGCAAACGGTAATGATGCATCGCACGGAGCCGACACGTCTGCAGGCGCTCGCGCTGCAACTGTCCGAGAAAGTCGCGTCGCTCGTTGACAACAACGAACGTATACTCGAGATGAAATCGGGCAACTACTTCAGCTATCAGAAAGATCGCGGCAACCAGTCGAACCAGTCGGGCTACCAGACTGGCAATCGATTCAACAAGGACTCGAATCGGTACAACCGCGGAGATCGCGGCGACAATCGTTACCAGCGGGGGAACCAAGGCGGTAATCAGTTCAATCAACAATCGGGATGGAAACAAAATC AATCTAGCGATAAAAAACAAG GAACTGTAGCCAAAACTACAGCTAAATAg
- the LOC141900213 gene encoding eukaryotic translation initiation factor 3 subunit C-like isoform X3 encodes MSRFYKGAMSSESESESESSGDEALPVVQKGPSRFQFSDDEEDVKRVVRSEKEKRFEGMNDVIKVLKNHKKIKDMSNVLTDFENLTKAYDKAKKVVVQEGIPRFYIRTLVELEDFVAECWEDREARKLMSKNNAKGLTTLRQKLKKYNRDYEKEITDYRENPDKEEIKGSASESDDDDDDDDDDDDDEIDGGIEAPMKVANFLKKEKPVAVVKEQEESDSDDDMWASSGGDSSTSSSDDEDYGENLAAKFLKKTGPEKEKDRIKRDKAKEEKIRERKKRPESDEDDGEGEWEEVVKSGAPMKMEKPKMFAKDAEINHESVYKKLNEIVSGRGKKGTDRTEQIDLLLELNSISSAHNLGPGMFIKIMFHVIAAIFDYNPNIATCMKTDMWEKCLTFIAELLELLKTSDNITVGENISDDSEQLEEAPYRIRGCILAMVERMDEEFTKMLQACDAHSTEYVDRLKDEEKVCSIILCLQGLIEEKALSDEICRVYFLRIKHIYYKFDRRGAMIKQQKDNGETPEIPEGYIDTYALMGKLCRYIYGIDNTDRIRTRAILCHIYHHALHDRWFEARDLMMMSHLQDNIQHSDVPTQIYYNRSMVQLGLCAFRQGMVKDAHHCLVDIQSGGRAKELLAQGLLLQRQHERTAEQEKIEKRRQMPYHMHINLELLECVYLVSAMLLEIPYMAAHELDARRRMISKNFHHVLKLSERQTLVGPPESMREHVVAASKAMKTGDWRACKNFIINEKMNAKVWDLFYNVDKVRDMITNKIQEESLRTYLFTYSSVYDSISLQTLSEMFELEKGIVHSIISKMIINEELMASLDEPTQTVMMHRTEPTRLQALALQLSEKVASLVDNNERILEMKSGNYFSYQKDRGNQSNQSGYQTGNRFNKDSNRYNRGDRGDNRYQRGNQGGNQFNQQSGWKQNLLESSDKKQGTVAKTTAK; translated from the exons ATGTCGCGTTTTTATAAAGGAGCGATGAGCTCCGAATCGGAGTCTGAATCTGAATCGAGTGGAGACGAGGCGTTGCCTGTAGTGCAGAAAGGACCGAGCAGATTCCAATTCAGCGATGATGAGGAAGATGTGAAACGTGTTGTAAGAAGCGAGAAGGAGAAAAG GTTTGAAGGCATGAATGATGTCATCAAAGTCTTGAAGAACCATAAGAAAATTAAAGACATGTCCAATGTCCTTACAG ATTTTGAGAATCTGACGAAGGCATACGATAAAGCCAAAAAAGTCGTTGTTCAAGAAGGAATTCCGCGATTCTATATTCGCACACTCGTCGAACTGGAAGATTTTGTCGCTGAG TGCTGGGAAGATCGCGAAGCTCGAAAACTGATGAGTAAGAACAACGCGAAGGGTTTGACGACTCTACgtcagaaattgaagaaatataaCCGCGATTACGAGAAAGAGATTACTGATTATAGAGAG AATCCTGACAAGGAAGAAATAAAAGGCAGTGCATCGGAAtcagatgatgatgacgatgatgatgatgatgacgacgacgatgaaatTGACGGAGGCATTGAAGCCCCGATGAAAGTCGCTAATTTCCTGAAGAAAGAAAAACCTGTCGCAGTGGTCAAAGAGCAAGAG gagTCTGACTCTGATGACGATATGTGGGCGAGCTCCGGGGGTGATAGCTCGACTTCAAGTTCAGATGATGAAGATTACGGTGAAAACCTGGCAGCTAAATTCTTGAAAAA GACCGGGCCCGAAAAAGAGAAGGACCGGATCAAACGTGACAAGGCGAAAGAGGAGAAAATTCGCGAACGGAAGAAACGTCCCGAGAGCGATGAGGACGACGGCGAGGGAGAATGGGAGGAAGTTGTGAAAAGCGGTGCTCCGATGAAAATG GAGAAGCCGAAAATGTTCGCGAAAGATGCCGAAATCAATCACGAATCGGTGTACAAAAAGTTGAATGAAATCGTGTCCGGACGTGGTAAGAAGGGAACCGATAGAACCGAACAGATCGACCTGCTGCTCGAATTGAATTCGATCTCGTCGGCTCACAATCTCGGGCCGGGAATGTTCATCAAGATCATGTTTCACGTGATCGCCGCCATCTTCGATTACAACCCGAACATCGCAACGTGCATGAAAACCGACATGTGGGAGAA ATGCCTGACATTTATCGCCGAGTTGTTGGAGCTTTTGAAAACGAGCGATAACATCACGGTCGGTGAGAACATCAGCGACGATAGCGAACAGTTAGAAGAAGCACCTTATCGTATACGCGGCTGTATACTCGCAATGGTCGAACGCATGGATGAAGAATTCACCAAAATGCTGCAAGCCTGTGATGCCCACAGCACTGAATACGTTGATAG GTTAAAAGATGAGGAAAAAGTATGCAGTATAATCTTGTGCCTGCAAGGCTTGATCGAGGAGAAAGCGCTCAGCGACGAGATCTGTAGAGTTTACTTCCTCAGAATCAAACATATTTACTACAAG TTTGATCGTCGCGGTGCCATGATAAAACAACAAAAGGACAATGGGGAAACG CCTGAGATTCCCGAGGGATATATCGACACGTACGCGTTGATGGGTAAGCTGTGTCGTTATATTTATGGTATCGACAACACCGATCGCATCCGCACACGAGCGATACTGTGTCACATTTACCACCACGCGTTGCACGATCGTTGGTTCGAAGCTCGCGATCTGATGATGATGTCGCATCTACAGGACAATATTCAACACTCCGACGTGCCCACCCAG ATTTACTACAATCGTAGTATGGTTCAGTTAGGATTATGCGCATTCCGTCAAGGCATGGTGAAGGACGCGCATCATTGTTTAGTAGATATCCAAAGCGGAGGTCGAGCTAAGGAATTGTTGGCTCAG GGACTCTTGCTTCAAAGACAGCATGAGAGAACGGCCGAGCAGGAAAAGATTGAGAAACGTCGCCAGATGCCGTATCATATGCATATTAATCTGGAACTGTTAGAATGCGTCTACCTAGTCTCGGCTATGCTTCTCGAAATTCCTTATATGGCTG CTCATGAACTGGACGCGCGCAGACGTATGATCAGTAAGAATTTCCATCATGTGTTGAAATTGAGCGAACGTCAGACACTCGTCGGCCCACCTGAGAGTATGAGAGAACACGTCGTTGCCGCTTCGAAAGCGATGAAAACCGGTGATTGGAGAGCGTGTAAAAACTTCATTATTAACGAAAAAATGAATGCAAAG GTCTGGGATTTATTCTACAACGTCGATAAAGTACGCGATATGATCACGAATAAAATCCAAGAGGAGAGTTTACGCACGTATCTGTTTACGTATAGCAGCGTTTACGATTCGATTAGTTTGCAAACCTTATCCGAGATGTTTGAACTGGAGAAAGGAATCGTGCATTCGATCATCAGCAAGATGATCATCAATGAAGAACTGATG gcgTCACTAGACGAACCGACGCAAACGGTAATGATGCATCGCACGGAGCCGACACGTCTGCAGGCGCTCGCGCTGCAACTGTCCGAGAAAGTCGCGTCGCTCGTTGACAACAACGAACGTATACTCGAGATGAAATCGGGCAACTACTTCAGCTATCAGAAAGATCGCGGCAACCAGTCGAACCAGTCGGGCTACCAGACTGGCAATCGATTCAACAAGGACTCGAATCGGTACAACCGCGGAGATCGCGGCGACAATCGTTACCAGCGGGGGAACCAAGGCGGTAATCAGTTCAATCAACAATCGGGATGGAAACAAAATC TTTTAGAATCTAGCGATAAAAAACAAG GAACTGTAGCCAAAACTACAGCTAAATAg
- the LOC141900213 gene encoding eukaryotic translation initiation factor 3 subunit C-like isoform X1 yields MSRFYKGAMSSESESESESSGDEALPVVQKGPSRFQFSDDEEDVKRVVRSEKEKRFEGMNDVIKVLKNHKKIKDMSNVLTDFENLTKAYDKAKKVVVQEGIPRFYIRTLVELEDFVAECWEDREARKLMSKNNAKGLTTLRQKLKKYNRDYEKEITDYRENPDKEEIKGSASESDDDDDDDDDDDDDEIDGGIEAPMKVANFLKKEKPVAVVKEQEESDSDDDMWASSGGDSSTSSSDDEDYGENLAAKFLKKTGPEKEKDRIKRDKAKEEKIRERKKRPESDEDDGEGEWEEVVKSGAPMKMEKPKMFAKDAEINHESVYKKLNEIVSGRGKKGTDRTEQIDLLLELNSISSAHNLGPGMFIKIMFHVIAAIFDYNPNIATCMKTDMWEKCLTFIAELLELLKTSDNITVGENISDDSEQLEEAPYRIRGCILAMVERMDEEFTKMLQACDAHSTEYVDRLKDEEKVCSIILCLQGLIEEKALSDEICRVYFLRIKHIYYKFDRRGAMIKQQKDNGETPEIPEGYIDTYALMGKLCRYIYGIDNTDRIRTRAILCHIYHHALHDRWFEARDLMMMSHLQDNIQHSDVPTQIYYNRSMVQLGLCAFRQGMVKDAHHCLVDIQSGGRAKELLAQGLLLQRQHERTAEQEKIEKRRQMPYHMHINLELLECVYLVSAMLLEIPYMAAHELDARRRMISKNFHHVLKLSERQTLVGPPESMREHVVAASKAMKTGDWRACKNFIINEKMNAKVWDLFYNVDKVRDMITNKIQEESLRTYLFTYSSVYDSISLQTLSEMFELEKGIVHSIISKMIINEELMASLDEPTQTVMMHRTEPTRLQALALQLSEKVASLVDNNERILEMKSGNYFSYQKDRGNQSNQSGYQTGNRFNKDSNRYNRGDRGDNRYQRGNQGGNQFNQQSGWKQNLLESSDKKQERRGRDNRQRNY; encoded by the exons ATGTCGCGTTTTTATAAAGGAGCGATGAGCTCCGAATCGGAGTCTGAATCTGAATCGAGTGGAGACGAGGCGTTGCCTGTAGTGCAGAAAGGACCGAGCAGATTCCAATTCAGCGATGATGAGGAAGATGTGAAACGTGTTGTAAGAAGCGAGAAGGAGAAAAG GTTTGAAGGCATGAATGATGTCATCAAAGTCTTGAAGAACCATAAGAAAATTAAAGACATGTCCAATGTCCTTACAG ATTTTGAGAATCTGACGAAGGCATACGATAAAGCCAAAAAAGTCGTTGTTCAAGAAGGAATTCCGCGATTCTATATTCGCACACTCGTCGAACTGGAAGATTTTGTCGCTGAG TGCTGGGAAGATCGCGAAGCTCGAAAACTGATGAGTAAGAACAACGCGAAGGGTTTGACGACTCTACgtcagaaattgaagaaatataaCCGCGATTACGAGAAAGAGATTACTGATTATAGAGAG AATCCTGACAAGGAAGAAATAAAAGGCAGTGCATCGGAAtcagatgatgatgacgatgatgatgatgatgacgacgacgatgaaatTGACGGAGGCATTGAAGCCCCGATGAAAGTCGCTAATTTCCTGAAGAAAGAAAAACCTGTCGCAGTGGTCAAAGAGCAAGAG gagTCTGACTCTGATGACGATATGTGGGCGAGCTCCGGGGGTGATAGCTCGACTTCAAGTTCAGATGATGAAGATTACGGTGAAAACCTGGCAGCTAAATTCTTGAAAAA GACCGGGCCCGAAAAAGAGAAGGACCGGATCAAACGTGACAAGGCGAAAGAGGAGAAAATTCGCGAACGGAAGAAACGTCCCGAGAGCGATGAGGACGACGGCGAGGGAGAATGGGAGGAAGTTGTGAAAAGCGGTGCTCCGATGAAAATG GAGAAGCCGAAAATGTTCGCGAAAGATGCCGAAATCAATCACGAATCGGTGTACAAAAAGTTGAATGAAATCGTGTCCGGACGTGGTAAGAAGGGAACCGATAGAACCGAACAGATCGACCTGCTGCTCGAATTGAATTCGATCTCGTCGGCTCACAATCTCGGGCCGGGAATGTTCATCAAGATCATGTTTCACGTGATCGCCGCCATCTTCGATTACAACCCGAACATCGCAACGTGCATGAAAACCGACATGTGGGAGAA ATGCCTGACATTTATCGCCGAGTTGTTGGAGCTTTTGAAAACGAGCGATAACATCACGGTCGGTGAGAACATCAGCGACGATAGCGAACAGTTAGAAGAAGCACCTTATCGTATACGCGGCTGTATACTCGCAATGGTCGAACGCATGGATGAAGAATTCACCAAAATGCTGCAAGCCTGTGATGCCCACAGCACTGAATACGTTGATAG GTTAAAAGATGAGGAAAAAGTATGCAGTATAATCTTGTGCCTGCAAGGCTTGATCGAGGAGAAAGCGCTCAGCGACGAGATCTGTAGAGTTTACTTCCTCAGAATCAAACATATTTACTACAAG TTTGATCGTCGCGGTGCCATGATAAAACAACAAAAGGACAATGGGGAAACG CCTGAGATTCCCGAGGGATATATCGACACGTACGCGTTGATGGGTAAGCTGTGTCGTTATATTTATGGTATCGACAACACCGATCGCATCCGCACACGAGCGATACTGTGTCACATTTACCACCACGCGTTGCACGATCGTTGGTTCGAAGCTCGCGATCTGATGATGATGTCGCATCTACAGGACAATATTCAACACTCCGACGTGCCCACCCAG ATTTACTACAATCGTAGTATGGTTCAGTTAGGATTATGCGCATTCCGTCAAGGCATGGTGAAGGACGCGCATCATTGTTTAGTAGATATCCAAAGCGGAGGTCGAGCTAAGGAATTGTTGGCTCAG GGACTCTTGCTTCAAAGACAGCATGAGAGAACGGCCGAGCAGGAAAAGATTGAGAAACGTCGCCAGATGCCGTATCATATGCATATTAATCTGGAACTGTTAGAATGCGTCTACCTAGTCTCGGCTATGCTTCTCGAAATTCCTTATATGGCTG CTCATGAACTGGACGCGCGCAGACGTATGATCAGTAAGAATTTCCATCATGTGTTGAAATTGAGCGAACGTCAGACACTCGTCGGCCCACCTGAGAGTATGAGAGAACACGTCGTTGCCGCTTCGAAAGCGATGAAAACCGGTGATTGGAGAGCGTGTAAAAACTTCATTATTAACGAAAAAATGAATGCAAAG GTCTGGGATTTATTCTACAACGTCGATAAAGTACGCGATATGATCACGAATAAAATCCAAGAGGAGAGTTTACGCACGTATCTGTTTACGTATAGCAGCGTTTACGATTCGATTAGTTTGCAAACCTTATCCGAGATGTTTGAACTGGAGAAAGGAATCGTGCATTCGATCATCAGCAAGATGATCATCAATGAAGAACTGATG gcgTCACTAGACGAACCGACGCAAACGGTAATGATGCATCGCACGGAGCCGACACGTCTGCAGGCGCTCGCGCTGCAACTGTCCGAGAAAGTCGCGTCGCTCGTTGACAACAACGAACGTATACTCGAGATGAAATCGGGCAACTACTTCAGCTATCAGAAAGATCGCGGCAACCAGTCGAACCAGTCGGGCTACCAGACTGGCAATCGATTCAACAAGGACTCGAATCGGTACAACCGCGGAGATCGCGGCGACAATCGTTACCAGCGGGGGAACCAAGGCGGTAATCAGTTCAATCAACAATCGGGATGGAAACAAAATC TTTTAGAATCTAGCGATAAAAAACAAG AAAGAAGAGGCCGTGATAATCGGCAACGCAATTATTAG